A genomic stretch from Glaciecola nitratireducens FR1064 includes:
- a CDS encoding methyl-accepting chemotaxis protein, translating into MRNNQPVTQKEYVFKAADRLISGTDAKGNITYCNDAFVEVSGYAKEELIGQPHNMIRHPDMPPAVFKEMWQTISSGHVWMGLVKNRRKDGDHYWVSAFVTPVLEANKVVGYESVRVLPLSEEKARAEAAYARVREGKSSLSLLYRALKMLKSLSPIIVPGLIVTAIAYGMSGLLMSGAVLGATLLSALWMSHLQKEQLQDIISISPDSYSDTMVAQTYFDDAGSKAQAKLVLACEIARSRTALTRIADAASVLDTIVQNTQKESESTSAAVAHQSHATQQIASAITEMSAAIQEVAGNVQNNAVSARDALGSVDDGAKLADDAKTAIDALSSSVASIAETVRELADSTNEIGQAANLISSIADQTNLLALNAAIEAARAGEQGRGFSVVADEVRALAGKTRESTDRIHKIVDVLTTRAMSAVGTSEKGEKAAQHGVETVNHTRNALSNIRDSVRTITELTEMMSSAVEEQSAVSEHINEQIVEIADNTSLTQQSATSALDASQRLAQTVVDLRSIIARFS; encoded by the coding sequence ATGAGAAACAATCAACCAGTTACACAAAAAGAGTATGTATTCAAAGCAGCTGACCGACTCATATCAGGTACAGATGCCAAAGGTAATATCACTTATTGCAATGACGCCTTTGTTGAGGTCAGTGGTTATGCAAAAGAGGAATTGATCGGTCAACCTCACAATATGATCAGGCACCCTGATATGCCCCCAGCAGTATTCAAAGAGATGTGGCAAACCATTTCGTCAGGGCATGTATGGATGGGCTTGGTCAAAAATAGACGTAAAGATGGCGACCACTATTGGGTCAGTGCTTTCGTTACGCCAGTACTCGAAGCCAATAAAGTGGTTGGATATGAATCCGTGAGAGTGCTGCCGCTAAGTGAAGAAAAAGCACGTGCCGAAGCAGCTTATGCAAGAGTGCGAGAAGGCAAGTCGAGCTTATCATTGCTTTATCGCGCGTTAAAAATGCTGAAGTCCCTTTCCCCTATTATTGTTCCTGGGCTTATAGTCACCGCTATCGCTTATGGCATGTCAGGCCTATTAATGAGCGGTGCAGTGCTTGGCGCTACCCTACTTTCTGCGTTATGGATGTCACACCTTCAAAAAGAACAACTACAGGACATTATTAGCATTAGTCCTGATTCCTACTCAGACACGATGGTTGCACAAACGTATTTCGACGATGCAGGAAGCAAAGCACAGGCTAAATTGGTGCTAGCCTGTGAGATAGCTAGAAGCCGAACAGCATTGACGCGTATTGCTGATGCCGCATCAGTATTGGACACAATAGTACAAAATACGCAAAAAGAATCTGAGTCTACCTCTGCAGCTGTAGCACATCAGAGTCACGCAACACAGCAGATTGCGTCGGCCATTACTGAAATGTCAGCGGCTATACAGGAAGTGGCAGGTAACGTTCAAAACAACGCCGTCAGTGCACGGGACGCTCTAGGCAGTGTCGACGATGGCGCGAAATTAGCGGATGATGCCAAGACCGCTATTGATGCTCTAAGCAGCTCCGTGGCTAGCATTGCAGAAACAGTGCGCGAATTGGCAGACTCTACCAACGAAATTGGCCAGGCCGCGAATCTAATTTCCTCCATTGCCGATCAAACGAATTTGCTGGCACTCAACGCGGCTATTGAAGCGGCTCGTGCAGGTGAGCAAGGTCGTGGTTTTAGCGTTGTAGCGGACGAAGTTAGAGCTCTGGCTGGTAAAACTCGGGAATCAACAGACAGAATTCATAAAATTGTAGACGTATTAACGACAAGAGCAATGAGCGCTGTTGGTACATCAGAAAAAGGTGAGAAAGCGGCTCAACACGGAGTTGAAACGGTTAACCATACTAGAAATGCACTTAGCAATATTCGTGATTCTGTGCGAACTATTACCGAATTGACCGAGATGATGTCGTCTGCAGTAGAGGAACAGAGCGCTGTTTCTGAGCATATAAATGAGCAGATAGTAGAAATTGCAGATAATACTTCCTTAACGCAACAGTCCGCCACATCGGCATTGGATGCAAGTCAACGCTTAGCG
- a CDS encoding STAS domain-containing protein, translated as MKPNPILKLPAELTISEVSEFKSEFIAYIDDNEEIILDGSEVNRIDTVGIQLLLSALMYVSKQKKSYIWHTPSSIIYQSVKQLGMKGFSF; from the coding sequence ATGAAGCCAAATCCGATATTAAAATTGCCAGCCGAATTAACGATTTCTGAAGTATCTGAATTCAAGTCAGAGTTTATTGCGTACATTGACGACAATGAAGAAATCATTCTTGATGGTAGTGAAGTTAATCGAATTGATACGGTGGGCATACAGCTGCTGCTCAGCGCATTGATGTATGTTTCAAAGCAAAAAAAGTCTTATATCTGGCACACGCCATCATCAATTATTTATCAGAGTGTCAAACAGCTAGGTATGAAAGGCTTCTCGTTTTAG
- a CDS encoding PP2C family protein-serine/threonine phosphatase — MWKSKDRSINETLNLLELAIDGAKEGITISDMKDPQRPLIFVNEGFEYTTGYQHQEVLGKNCRFLQGPHKDPDNDLPLSELKQALDQAKPCTVLLKNYRKSGELFWNRLSLTPIFDDDKSLTHFVGVQTDVTAEILAKEAAAISYKKLKENFALMEQDLAHASFVQQSILPTKFPDSKSLKFYAKFEPMTHIGGDFYDVFQINPDLFGVMIADVTGHGASAALLTLMASHVFKEAAKNSSNPEDVLRKTNQALYKKIPPGKFITMFYGVVDEVGKTFSYCQAGHPCAYLIRGDDQTVHELTTNCSLLGVFDDSMARFEQKTISLAQGDKVVLYTDALVEAKAQDKTYLGSEQLNSLLSESASCPIDQLLEKLYRSGLLFIEGAESLADNPISVSYQDDMTLLGFEVIA, encoded by the coding sequence ATGTGGAAGAGCAAAGATCGTTCAATAAATGAAACACTCAATTTATTGGAATTAGCTATCGATGGGGCGAAAGAGGGCATCACTATTTCAGATATGAAAGATCCCCAAAGGCCTTTGATTTTTGTTAACGAGGGATTCGAATATACCACCGGTTATCAGCATCAGGAAGTGTTAGGAAAAAACTGCCGTTTTTTACAAGGCCCTCACAAAGACCCTGATAATGATCTCCCATTGAGTGAGTTGAAACAAGCACTTGACCAAGCGAAACCCTGCACAGTTCTGCTAAAAAACTATCGTAAAAGTGGTGAGCTTTTTTGGAATAGATTGTCACTGACGCCTATTTTCGACGATGACAAAAGTTTAACGCATTTTGTTGGCGTGCAAACAGATGTCACAGCAGAGATTTTAGCGAAAGAAGCTGCTGCTATAAGTTATAAAAAATTAAAAGAAAATTTTGCGTTAATGGAACAAGATTTAGCACACGCTAGTTTTGTTCAACAATCGATATTACCGACTAAATTTCCAGACAGTAAATCGCTCAAATTTTATGCGAAATTTGAACCGATGACCCATATTGGAGGTGACTTTTACGACGTATTCCAGATAAACCCCGATCTCTTTGGTGTAATGATTGCTGATGTCACAGGGCATGGCGCCTCAGCTGCGTTACTAACGCTGATGGCTTCTCATGTTTTTAAAGAAGCAGCAAAAAATAGTTCCAACCCTGAAGATGTCTTACGTAAAACTAATCAAGCACTATACAAAAAAATTCCGCCAGGAAAATTCATAACAATGTTTTATGGTGTTGTTGATGAGGTCGGTAAAACGTTCAGCTATTGTCAGGCTGGCCATCCTTGCGCTTATTTAATTAGGGGAGACGACCAGACGGTGCACGAACTAACGACTAACTGTTCACTGCTAGGCGTATTTGACGATTCGATGGCAAGGTTTGAGCAAAAAACAATATCACTCGCGCAGGGCGATAAAGTAGTGCTCTATACAGATGCCTTAGTTGAGGCGAAGGCGCAAGATAAAACGTACCTTGGCAGTGAACAATTGAACAGCTTGCTATCTGAATCTGCGAGTTGCCCCATTGACCAGTTATTAGAAAAACTGTATCGCAGTGGTTTATTATTCATTGAAGGTGCTGAGAGTCTCGCGGACAATCCGATTTCTGTAAGTTACCAAGATGATATGACTTTGTTGGGCTTTGAAGTGATTGCATAG